A stretch of the Panicum virgatum strain AP13 chromosome 9N, P.virgatum_v5, whole genome shotgun sequence genome encodes the following:
- the LOC120689320 gene encoding PRA1 family protein B2-like, with translation MAAPARSGGLELHAATARGGRAAGASPAGACSSSSPPPPHDGAGPRLRRRACARGGRAGLRPRGGPRARRPRPCPPRRPRRARAPPPRPPELASPARLQLGPPAAAPLLESRALSDAPLAAVVFRLFVGRLADMARRSLSDRRPWTELLDRSAFSRPDSLSEATSRLRRNLGYFHVNYAAIVAFLLTASLLAHPFSLLALLDILAAWCFLYAFHPSDQPVVLFGRTFTDRETLLRLVVASVLAFFLSTVASLIISGLLVGGAIIPAHRACRMPEDLFLDDPSAASSGNTTTRLLSFLASPRSGV, from the coding sequence atggcggcgccagCCAGATctggcggcctcgagctccaTGCGGCtacggcgcgcggcgggcgcgcggccgGAGCGTCGCCTGCGGGCGCGTGCAGTAGCAgctccccacccccaccccacgACGGAGCAGGGCCCCGCCTCCGACGGCGGGCCTGCGCGCGGGGCGGCAGAGCAGGGCTTCGCCCCCGTGGCGGGcctcgcgcgcggcggccgcgtcctTGTCCGCCTCGTCGACCTAGGCGCGCACGGGCTCCTCCACCGCGTCCTCCCGAGCTCGCCTCACCGGCACGCCTCCAGCTTGGtcctcctgcggcggcgcccctgctcGAGTCCCGGGCCCTCTCCGACGCGCCGCTAGCCGCGGTGGTCTTCCGTCTCTTTGTGGGCCGGCTGGCCGACATGGCGCGGCGCTCGCTCTCGGACCGGCGGCCGTGGACGGAGCTGCTAGACCGCTCGGCCTTCTCCCGCCCGGACTCGCTCTCCGAGGCCACCTCGCGGCTGCGCCGCAACCTCGGCTACTTCCACGTCAACTACGCCGCCATCGTCGCCTTCTTGCTCACGGCCTCGCTCCTGGCGcaccccttctccctcctcgccctcctcgACATCCTCGCCGCTTGGTGCTTCCTCTACGCCTTCCACCCCTCCGACCAGCCCGTCGTGCTCTTCGGCCGCACCTTCACCGACCGCGAGACGCTGCTCCGCCTCGTCGTTGCGTCCGTGCTAGCCTTCTTCCTCAGCACCGTCGCTTCGCTCATCATCTCCGGACTGCTCGTCGGGGGCGCCATCATCCCCGCGCACCGAGCCTGCCGCATGCCAGAGGACCTCTTCCTTGATGATCCCAGCGCTGCGTCCAGTGGCAACACCACCACCAGGCTGCTATCCTTCCTTGCGTCGCCCAGATCTGGGGTTTGA